The Desulfomicrobium orale DSM 12838 genome includes a window with the following:
- the metE gene encoding 5-methyltetrahydropteroyltriglutamate--homocysteine S-methyltransferase → MQTHILGFPSIGQRRELKQALESYWKGELAAESLLETGAELKKRHWQIQRDAGLDYVTTGDFSLYDRMLDVTCMLGAVPPRFEACRGDAPLDGYFSLARGDVRRNIPALEMTKWFDTNYHYLVPEIDGGTWTSADHPVVADTSLAGEYGFRPKPALIGPFTWLALGKAGRDVRKWDRLEEIAAAYVKILSRLAPLCDYIQLEEPVLCTELLPDEATARFQAIYADMNAACGGRIMLATYFGPVRHLDLAAGSGCAALHVDLVQGRKQLEAVLGVLPPRMALSLGLVAGRNIWKTEYARALPAVERAVAALGSDRVLLGSSCSLLHCPVDVAGETALPGHIRNRMAFAVQKCSELSDLRGIFERKEQTLLDENTAVLQAALAHPDSRVEAVRKRAASVTPDMLSRRRPCSVRRDAQKWLNLPRLPTTTIGSFPQTSAIRSIRLVRRKGGIPEGEYIAAIRKEIADCIAKQEELGLDILVHGEAERNDMVEYFGQQLGGFCFTQNGWVQSYGSRCVKPPVIYGDVYRKHPMTLDWILYAQSLTEKPVKGMLTGPVTILCWSFVRDDLERSEVCRQIALAVRDEVLDLEKAGVRIIQIDEAALREGMPLTAAEAENYLRWAVDAFRLSASGVEDSTQIHTHMCYSEFNAILPWIARMDADVISIESSRSGMELLDAFAGFDYPGEVGPGVYDIHSPRIPSVEEMVELLRRALRHIPGDRLWVNPDCGLKTRRWEEAYPALENMVAAALRVREEL, encoded by the coding sequence ATGCAAACCCACATCCTTGGTTTTCCCTCCATCGGCCAGCGGCGGGAATTGAAACAGGCTCTCGAATCCTACTGGAAGGGAGAGCTTGCCGCCGAATCCCTCCTTGAGACCGGCGCGGAACTGAAAAAACGCCACTGGCAGATCCAGCGCGACGCCGGTCTGGACTATGTGACCACGGGAGATTTTTCTCTGTACGACCGTATGCTGGACGTGACCTGCATGCTGGGAGCCGTGCCGCCGCGGTTTGAGGCGTGCCGCGGCGATGCGCCGCTGGACGGGTATTTCAGTCTCGCCCGCGGCGATGTCCGGCGCAATATTCCCGCTCTGGAAATGACCAAGTGGTTTGATACGAACTATCACTATCTCGTGCCTGAGATCGACGGCGGCACATGGACATCCGCGGATCATCCGGTCGTGGCCGATACTTCTCTTGCCGGAGAATACGGTTTCCGGCCCAAACCGGCTCTGATCGGGCCGTTTACCTGGCTGGCTCTGGGCAAGGCTGGACGAGACGTCCGCAAATGGGACCGCCTGGAGGAAATTGCCGCCGCATATGTGAAGATCCTGTCCCGCCTCGCTCCTCTTTGCGATTACATCCAGCTTGAGGAGCCGGTCCTCTGCACGGAACTTCTGCCGGACGAAGCCACGGCGCGGTTTCAGGCGATCTACGCGGACATGAATGCAGCTTGCGGGGGCAGGATCATGCTGGCCACATATTTTGGACCGGTCCGGCATCTGGATCTGGCGGCGGGCTCGGGATGCGCCGCACTGCATGTGGATCTGGTTCAGGGAAGGAAGCAACTTGAGGCGGTGCTGGGCGTGCTGCCCCCGAGGATGGCTTTGTCTCTCGGTCTTGTGGCGGGCCGGAACATCTGGAAGACGGAATACGCGAGAGCGCTGCCCGCTGTGGAACGGGCGGTCGCTGCCCTTGGTTCGGACCGGGTACTGCTGGGCTCCAGCTGCTCGCTTCTGCATTGCCCCGTGGATGTGGCCGGGGAAACTGCTCTGCCCGGACATATCCGGAACCGCATGGCCTTTGCCGTGCAGAAATGTTCGGAGTTGTCCGATCTGCGCGGCATTTTTGAACGCAAGGAGCAGACACTGCTGGATGAGAATACCGCCGTTCTGCAGGCCGCGCTGGCGCATCCGGACAGTCGCGTGGAAGCCGTGCGGAAACGGGCCGCTTCCGTCACGCCGGACATGCTTTCCCGCCGCCGGCCCTGCTCTGTCCGCCGCGACGCCCAGAAATGGCTCAATCTGCCTCGGCTTCCCACCACAACCATCGGTTCGTTCCCGCAGACTTCCGCCATCCGTTCCATCCGCCTGGTCCGCAGGAAAGGTGGTATCCCGGAAGGGGAGTACATTGCCGCCATCCGGAAAGAGATAGCGGATTGTATCGCGAAGCAGGAAGAACTCGGGCTTGATATTCTGGTGCATGGCGAGGCCGAGCGCAACGACATGGTGGAGTATTTCGGCCAGCAGCTCGGCGGTTTCTGCTTCACGCAAAACGGATGGGTGCAGAGCTACGGCAGCCGGTGCGTGAAGCCGCCCGTCATCTATGGAGACGTGTACCGCAAGCACCCCATGACTCTGGACTGGATACTGTACGCGCAGTCCCTGACCGAAAAGCCGGTCAAGGGTATGCTGACCGGCCCGGTGACCATTCTGTGCTGGAGCTTCGTGCGCGATGATCTGGAGCGAAGTGAGGTCTGCAGACAGATCGCGCTGGCTGTCCGGGACGAGGTGCTGGATCTGGAGAAGGCGGGCGTCCGCATCATTCAGATCGACGAGGCGGCACTGCGCGAGGGCATGCCGCTCACGGCCGCCGAGGCGGAGAATTATCTGCGATGGGCCGTGGACGCCTTCCGCCTGAGCGCTTCCGGCGTGGAAGATTCCACCCAGATTCACACGCATATGTGCTACAGCGAATTCAACGCCATTCTGCCCTGGATCGCCCGAATGGACGCCGACGTCATCAGCATCGAGTCCAGCCGCAGTGGCATGGAGCTTCTGGATGCCTTTGCCGGGTTCGACTATCCGGGAGAAGTCGGGCCGGGGGTATACGACATCCACAGCCCGCGTATTCCCTCCGTGGAGGAGATGGTGGAGCTGCTGCGCCGGGCCTTGCGGCATATCCCCGGGGATCGGTTATGGGTCAATCCCGACTGTGGCCTGAAGACCCGGCGATGGGAGGAGGCTTATCCGGCTCTGGAGAACATGGTTGCGGCGGCATTGCGCGTGCGTGAGGAACTGTAG
- a CDS encoding DVU0524 family FlgM-associated protein, whose product MTVNPFLVKNVMRTYDQHQDAGRRIARFKKYMDRMGQGDSITISQEAKRRQMVEKVAREIVDNLIGSDSTNPVVRDIRRQMREEFGQELVFRYPSDGDGLKVLKKSGSGVAELTNGEKNEFMQRLWEVTLKRVNETML is encoded by the coding sequence GTGACCGTGAATCCCTTTCTCGTCAAAAACGTGATGCGCACGTACGATCAGCACCAGGATGCGGGCAGACGCATTGCGCGGTTCAAGAAATACATGGACCGCATGGGGCAGGGGGATTCCATTACCATCTCCCAGGAGGCCAAGCGCCGGCAGATGGTGGAAAAGGTCGCGCGGGAGATTGTGGACAACCTCATCGGCTCCGACAGCACCAACCCCGTTGTGCGCGACATCCGGCGGCAGATGCGGGAAGAATTCGGGCAGGAACTGGTCTTTCGCTATCCCTCGGACGGCGATGGGCTGAAAGTCCTGAAAAAAAGCGGCTCCGGCGTGGCGGAGCTGACCAACGGCGAAAAGAACGAGTTCATGCAACGGCTGTGGGAAGTGACCCTGAAACGGGTAAACGAAACCATGCTCTGA
- a CDS encoding molybdenum cofactor biosynthesis protein MoaE: MDISGRIAELKQEPGFRKSVGMILTHNGVVRAWSRKDGSTVNRIRVQVDQDKAEGIRREIEARQGIFRVVVEARSGEFVPGDDLLFLMVAGDIRENVRPALADLLDRIKSEAISKQES; encoded by the coding sequence ATGGACATCAGCGGCCGCATCGCCGAGTTGAAACAGGAGCCCGGCTTCCGGAAAAGTGTGGGTATGATTCTCACACACAACGGGGTGGTCCGGGCCTGGTCCCGCAAGGATGGCTCCACAGTGAACCGGATCAGGGTGCAGGTGGATCAGGACAAGGCCGAGGGCATCCGCCGGGAGATCGAGGCCCGTCAGGGAATTTTCCGGGTGGTGGTGGAGGCCCGCAGCGGGGAATTCGTCCCCGGCGACGATCTCCTTTTTCTGATGGTGGCCGGAGACATCCGCGAGAACGTCAGGCCCGCCCTGGCCGACCTGCTGGACCGCATCAAGTCCGAGGCCATCAGCAAACAGGAATCATAG
- the flgM gene encoding flagellar biosynthesis anti-sigma factor FlgM produces MTINSIKSSGGYEMHKLEQLEQQQRQEARKTAAEPGGDRISISEEGRIKAGVLKTAQESDGVRADLVADIKARIASGNYTPSSRDTAEKMIRQELDIWG; encoded by the coding sequence ATGACCATCAATTCCATCAAATCTTCTGGCGGCTACGAGATGCACAAGCTCGAACAGCTTGAGCAGCAGCAACGTCAGGAAGCCCGGAAAACTGCGGCCGAACCCGGCGGAGACCGGATTTCCATCTCCGAGGAAGGCCGGATCAAGGCCGGCGTCCTGAAGACGGCGCAGGAAAGCGACGGCGTGCGCGCCGATCTGGTGGCCGACATCAAGGCCAGAATCGCATCCGGCAACTACACTCCGAGCAGCCGGGACACCGCCGAAAAGATGATCCGCCAGGAACTGGACATCTGGGGATAA
- a CDS encoding murein transglycosylase A — protein MADSRILPVSRVATKPCPLPGLSGRRAISRVALLLWMVMLSAVCACAPTVHRGGDLTAPPALVETRPDAGLAERLAVRAVRDEEAVGRAIDLSLEYVRTREPEERPFGAGGPDVTWERVRESLEYLRAVLPGLKTDPDVLLRDFVWYEVIPGPLMTGYYEPEMDGSLAPHPGFPAPIYGLPRSLESVDLGAFHPRWKGQTLVYRVEQGQIRPFFTRREIDTEKRLADAPIAWTRSPVDVYFLQVQGSGRLRLPDGRVRHVLYAGKNGREYVSLGEVLIGRGLVPGEEMSMQRIRRYLAGHPEQVEELLNANPSYVFFRLTEDGPFGAMGRALTPMVSMATDPAFLPLGSILAVDAVLPGRENGSAAFLGLAQDRGGAIKGSRLDLFCGAGQDAEFLAGHLQARSRVFLLLKK, from the coding sequence GTGGCGGATAGCCGTATTCTCCCGGTTTCGCGGGTGGCGACGAAGCCTTGCCCGCTGCCGGGTTTGTCCGGGCGGCGGGCCATTAGCCGGGTTGCACTATTACTGTGGATGGTCATGCTGTCCGCCGTGTGCGCCTGCGCGCCCACTGTCCACCGGGGCGGAGACCTGACCGCACCGCCCGCGCTGGTGGAAACGCGCCCGGACGCCGGGCTGGCCGAAAGACTGGCCGTGCGCGCCGTGCGGGATGAAGAGGCCGTGGGCCGGGCCATTGATCTCAGTCTGGAGTATGTGCGCACCCGCGAGCCTGAAGAGCGGCCTTTCGGAGCCGGCGGTCCGGATGTGACCTGGGAGCGGGTGCGGGAATCTCTGGAGTATCTGCGCGCCGTGCTGCCGGGGCTGAAGACCGATCCGGACGTGCTGCTGCGGGATTTCGTCTGGTACGAGGTGATCCCCGGGCCGCTCATGACCGGATACTACGAGCCGGAGATGGACGGGAGCCTTGCGCCGCACCCCGGTTTTCCCGCGCCCATCTACGGCCTGCCGCGGTCCCTTGAAAGCGTGGACCTTGGAGCGTTCCATCCGCGCTGGAAAGGGCAGACTCTGGTGTATCGCGTGGAGCAGGGACAAATCCGGCCCTTTTTCACCCGCCGCGAAATCGACACCGAAAAGCGCCTTGCGGATGCGCCCATCGCCTGGACCCGCAGCCCCGTGGATGTCTACTTTCTTCAGGTGCAGGGTTCCGGGCGGCTCCGGCTGCCGGACGGCCGGGTCCGCCATGTGCTGTACGCCGGGAAAAACGGCCGCGAGTATGTTTCTCTGGGAGAAGTGCTGATCGGGCGGGGGCTGGTGCCCGGAGAGGAAATGTCCATGCAGCGCATCCGCCGCTATCTGGCCGGGCATCCGGAGCAGGTGGAAGAACTGTTGAACGCCAATCCCAGCTACGTTTTTTTCCGTCTGACCGAAGACGGACCGTTCGGAGCCATGGGCCGGGCTCTGACGCCCATGGTCAGTATGGCCACGGATCCCGCCTTCCTGCCTCTGGGCTCCATTCTGGCCGTGGATGCGGTTTTGCCGGGCCGGGAGAACGGGTCTGCGGCCTTTCTGGGTCTGGCGCAGGACCGGGGCGGAGCCATCAAGGGAAGCCGCCTGGATCTTTTCTGCGGAGCCGGACAGGACGCCGAGTTTCTGGCCGGGCATCTGCAGGCCCGCTCCCGGGTTTTTTTGCTGCTCAAAAAGTAA
- a CDS encoding glucan biosynthesis protein — MMRRHAFIFWLCILLPGLLSPAAAAEGSEPFDYAWLKGRARTLAAAPYVSHEGELPKVLQNLSWDAYQQIRFDRGHALWRKDDSLFRAELFHLGLYFRTPVTIYELENGRAAQIPYSRDLFQYGKSGLKGAHLPKDLGFAGFRFLYHTDWERDLVAFLGASYFRAVGGEMQYGMSARGLAIDTALPRPEEFPLFTHFWLEKPGPGRDTATVYALLDSPSATGAYRFDIRPGQHLTMRVDAAIYPRKPIERLGIAPLTSMFLSGENDRRMAYDWRPEIHDSDGLAILTGAGEWLWRPLVNPRQLRFNAYMDSNPRGFGLAQRDQNFDHYHDDGVFYDKRPSVWVEPLGDWGEGSVQLVEIPTVDETFDNIVAFWNPSRPVEAGQELLYSYNLHWGTRPPEPVRLARVADTFTGLGGVIGKKREYYSKRFAVDFAGGDMPMIGADTTVTPVLSSSAGRIEITSVRPQHAIKGFRCMFDVVPPDNTERPIDLRLHLEAGGRRISETWTYQWSPPPAGERQLYNP, encoded by the coding sequence ATGATGAGAAGACATGCTTTCATATTCTGGCTCTGTATCCTGCTGCCGGGTCTGCTCTCCCCGGCTGCGGCGGCTGAAGGTTCCGAACCTTTTGATTACGCCTGGCTCAAAGGCAGGGCCAGAACCCTGGCCGCCGCACCCTACGTCAGCCACGAGGGCGAGCTGCCCAAGGTGCTGCAAAACCTGAGCTGGGATGCGTATCAGCAGATCAGGTTCGACCGGGGGCATGCCCTGTGGAGAAAAGACGATTCTCTCTTCCGGGCGGAGCTTTTCCATCTGGGCCTTTATTTCAGAACGCCTGTGACCATTTACGAGCTGGAAAACGGCCGGGCGGCGCAGATTCCCTACTCGCGGGACCTGTTCCAGTACGGCAAGTCCGGCCTCAAAGGCGCACATCTGCCCAAAGATCTGGGATTCGCCGGATTCCGCTTTCTCTACCACACCGACTGGGAACGCGATCTGGTGGCCTTCCTGGGCGCCAGCTACTTCCGGGCCGTGGGTGGTGAAATGCAGTACGGCATGTCCGCCCGGGGACTGGCCATCGACACCGCCCTGCCCAGACCGGAGGAATTTCCGCTGTTCACCCATTTCTGGCTGGAAAAACCCGGCCCCGGCCGCGACACGGCCACCGTGTACGCTCTGCTGGATTCACCCAGCGCCACCGGCGCATACCGCTTCGACATCCGGCCCGGCCAGCATCTGACCATGCGTGTGGACGCGGCCATCTACCCCCGCAAACCCATCGAACGTCTGGGCATCGCCCCACTGACCAGCATGTTTTTGAGCGGAGAGAACGACCGCCGCATGGCCTACGACTGGCGGCCGGAAATTCATGACTCCGACGGTCTGGCCATTCTGACCGGCGCCGGAGAGTGGCTCTGGCGGCCGCTGGTCAATCCGCGCCAGTTACGCTTCAATGCCTACATGGACAGCAACCCGCGCGGTTTCGGGCTGGCCCAGCGGGACCAGAATTTCGACCATTACCACGACGACGGCGTGTTCTACGACAAGCGGCCGAGCGTGTGGGTGGAGCCCCTGGGAGACTGGGGAGAAGGCTCGGTGCAGCTCGTGGAAATCCCCACCGTGGACGAGACGTTCGACAATATCGTGGCCTTCTGGAACCCGTCCCGACCCGTCGAAGCCGGACAGGAACTGCTCTACAGCTACAATCTGCACTGGGGCACCCGGCCTCCCGAACCGGTCCGGCTGGCCCGCGTGGCGGACACCTTCACCGGCCTTGGGGGCGTCATCGGCAAGAAACGCGAATACTACAGCAAGCGCTTCGCCGTGGATTTCGCAGGCGGGGACATGCCCATGATAGGGGCGGACACCACCGTCACGCCCGTGCTCAGCTCCTCGGCCGGACGCATAGAGATCACTTCCGTCCGCCCCCAGCATGCCATAAAAGGCTTTCGCTGCATGTTCGACGTGGTGCCGCCGGACAATACCGAAAGGCCCATCGACCTGCGCCTGCATCTGGAAGCCGGCGGCCGGAGGATTTCCGAGACCTGGACCTACCAGTGGAGCCCGCCTCCGGCCGGAGAGCGGCAGTTATATAATCCGTAG
- a CDS encoding YcaO-like family protein, whose amino-acid sequence MITIRSCPKGSVTDLDKTRPPEETVAHARTAFENSGLRILSQTSRIDTGRLGIPVFMSICGEGARAVMPTRKQMGKGASSAQAEASALMELVERYSYFRFWDADENFRDMTWSKAQAAFGDRLLPVKWLIRSVGDSVTEAEAVRILDLVPWRFTPATDLNSGREYMVPLSWFKKLNEFNGSSAGNTPEESILQGACELVERHVCAVLDRSRRETPTIDPASFTDPVLAGLYEKFIHKGLRVWLKDFSQDFPVPTVGALVMDPATFPAASEIVFTAGTASSPQKAAIRALTEIAQLGGDFETGSNYEASGLPKFTRPEQFAWLTSGPMVSIHDLPSVADSDIASELRALCAGLGWRDFALFSVDITEKRLDIPAHYSFVPGFLFRERTPQASLGLFVGRILAEETEHPDAGLDVLEAIRPEAHYLPFFRGLAALRREALSEAAGWFARAEDVQPDADDRGLAAFYQGYALTREERWAEALPHLDRAITHCPEVKEYFNLRGVAHFKQSRYAEAAADFELALALDSGSAMDLANLGLCHKFLGHTDKAHELLEEALRLDPGLDFARAHLEELGERARQPERPPRAGQRE is encoded by the coding sequence ATGATCACCATCCGCTCCTGTCCCAAAGGTTCCGTCACGGATCTGGACAAGACCCGTCCCCCAGAAGAAACCGTCGCCCATGCCAGAACGGCTTTTGAAAATTCCGGTCTGCGCATTCTCTCCCAAACCAGCCGCATCGACACCGGGCGGCTGGGCATCCCGGTATTCATGTCCATCTGCGGCGAAGGCGCCAGAGCCGTCATGCCCACCCGCAAGCAGATGGGAAAAGGCGCTTCGTCCGCCCAGGCCGAGGCCTCGGCCCTCATGGAACTGGTCGAGAGATACAGCTATTTCCGCTTCTGGGATGCGGACGAAAATTTCAGGGACATGACCTGGAGCAAGGCTCAAGCCGCTTTCGGCGACCGGCTTCTGCCCGTGAAATGGCTGATCCGGTCCGTGGGGGATTCCGTGACCGAAGCGGAAGCCGTCCGCATCCTCGACCTGGTGCCCTGGCGGTTCACCCCGGCCACGGACCTGAATTCCGGCCGGGAGTACATGGTTCCGCTCAGCTGGTTCAAAAAGCTCAACGAGTTCAACGGCTCCTCCGCCGGAAACACGCCCGAGGAATCCATCCTGCAAGGCGCCTGCGAACTGGTGGAGCGTCACGTCTGCGCCGTTCTGGACCGCTCCCGCCGGGAAACCCCGACCATCGATCCCGCGTCTTTCACCGATCCGGTCCTGGCCGGACTGTACGAAAAATTCATCCACAAAGGACTACGCGTCTGGCTCAAGGACTTCAGCCAGGATTTTCCCGTGCCCACGGTGGGCGCTCTGGTCATGGACCCGGCCACATTTCCGGCCGCGAGCGAAATTGTCTTCACCGCGGGCACGGCCTCTTCCCCGCAAAAGGCGGCCATCCGCGCCCTGACGGAAATCGCGCAGCTGGGCGGCGACTTCGAAACCGGCAGCAATTATGAGGCTTCGGGCCTGCCCAAATTCACCCGGCCGGAACAGTTCGCCTGGCTGACCTCCGGTCCGATGGTGTCCATCCACGACCTGCCATCTGTGGCCGACAGCGATATCGCCTCGGAACTGCGCGCCCTCTGCGCCGGGCTGGGGTGGCGGGACTTCGCGCTTTTTTCCGTGGACATCACCGAAAAACGCCTCGACATCCCCGCCCATTACAGCTTCGTGCCGGGATTTCTGTTCCGGGAGCGCACGCCTCAGGCATCTCTGGGACTTTTCGTGGGCCGCATTCTGGCCGAAGAGACGGAACACCCCGACGCGGGGCTCGACGTGCTGGAGGCCATCCGCCCCGAGGCCCATTACCTGCCCTTTTTCCGGGGGCTGGCGGCCCTGCGCCGGGAAGCTCTCTCCGAGGCGGCCGGCTGGTTCGCGCGGGCGGAGGACGTGCAGCCCGACGCCGACGACCGGGGACTGGCCGCCTTTTACCAGGGCTACGCCCTGACCCGGGAAGAACGCTGGGCCGAGGCCCTGCCGCATCTGGACCGGGCCATCACCCACTGCCCCGAAGTGAAGGAATATTTCAACCTGCGCGGTGTGGCGCACTTCAAGCAGAGCCGGTACGCCGAAGCCGCCGCCGACTTCGAGCTGGCTCTGGCGCTGGACAGCGGTTCCGCCATGGACCTGGCCAATCTCGGTCTGTGCCACAAATTTCTGGGGCACACGGACAAGGCTCACGAACTTCTGGAAGAAGCCCTGCGGCTCGATCCCGGACTGGACTTCGCCCGCGCACATCTGGAAGAACTGGGCGAACGGGCGAGGCAGCCGGAGAGGCCGCCCCGCGCCGGGCAGCGCGAATGA
- a CDS encoding ARMT1-like domain-containing protein, whose amino-acid sequence MSKLPEFSSMRELRLGRDPYLDAWLLHFMTENNIEPSVNPAENAQPEQLRFMVDLDDDQVFAPCSDNMFENLLETSSTPALVREYGEKWRILARLVRANIKDRHTRRKIFALSRHKIRQVLHSPFLIPSRFLKQLLTIFMAMSGVHDPQRAEKCRRNEQAGRFLASRDMERCLNTCPDSAMGCASVTRLRWTLDLVELARLCRLSLNPAAWADGGDKSGLVEDVCAPWPEFEGILTRVMGPDSGQKSLRILFLPDGSGEVMFDIRLIRALNRLGHKVVLALKEGYSPDNPVFWDAEHDPVLESALADALFVDNSRMSKNDLLRAQRENPLVVISDGTRERLNLWRTSVTFARAWKESDLIIAKGYPNHRRLIQNSHQFTRDIICLYRDGEGADRICFKEKSARVTKITEHQIVAQADSIIAGMRAARGQGRQVMFYSAIIGSIPGQTRVAIKIVNTFVGHLRARHSNLFIINPAEHFVEGMDGDDLMFMWERVQRSGLIDVWRFQSVHDIEKSFELMGETVPAEWHGKDATFSTGCTKEMHIALDMQAGHPEMQIIGPDPKRFFRRMEYGVGKYFDARISGKSRGL is encoded by the coding sequence ATGAGCAAGCTGCCTGAATTTTCCTCCATGCGCGAGCTGCGCCTCGGCCGGGACCCGTATCTGGACGCGTGGCTTCTGCACTTCATGACCGAGAACAACATCGAGCCCAGCGTCAACCCGGCGGAAAACGCCCAGCCGGAGCAACTGCGCTTCATGGTCGATCTCGACGACGATCAGGTTTTCGCGCCGTGCTCCGACAACATGTTCGAAAACCTGCTGGAAACATCCAGCACGCCCGCTCTGGTCCGCGAATACGGAGAAAAATGGCGGATTCTGGCTCGTCTGGTCCGGGCCAACATCAAGGACCGCCATACCCGCAGAAAGATTTTCGCCCTGTCCCGGCACAAAATCCGGCAGGTGCTGCATTCTCCCTTTCTCATTCCGTCACGCTTCCTCAAGCAGCTGCTGACCATCTTCATGGCCATGAGCGGCGTGCACGATCCGCAGCGCGCGGAAAAATGCCGGAGAAACGAGCAGGCCGGGCGTTTTCTCGCCAGCCGGGACATGGAACGCTGTCTGAACACCTGTCCGGATTCCGCCATGGGGTGCGCGTCCGTGACGCGTCTGCGCTGGACGCTGGATCTGGTCGAACTGGCCCGGCTTTGCCGGCTGTCTTTGAATCCGGCGGCATGGGCGGACGGCGGGGACAAATCCGGACTGGTGGAAGACGTCTGCGCGCCCTGGCCGGAATTCGAGGGCATTCTGACCCGCGTCATGGGCCCGGACAGCGGGCAGAAAAGCCTGCGCATTCTGTTTCTGCCGGACGGAAGCGGCGAGGTCATGTTCGACATCCGCCTTATCCGGGCCCTCAACAGGCTGGGACACAAGGTCGTGCTGGCCCTGAAGGAAGGATACTCCCCCGATAACCCCGTTTTTTGGGATGCGGAGCACGATCCGGTGCTGGAAAGCGCCCTGGCCGACGCCCTGTTCGTGGACAACAGCCGCATGAGCAAGAACGATCTGCTGCGGGCTCAGCGTGAAAATCCGCTGGTGGTCATTTCCGACGGCACGCGGGAGCGTCTGAACCTGTGGCGGACCAGCGTGACCTTCGCCCGGGCCTGGAAAGAATCGGACCTGATCATCGCCAAGGGCTACCCCAACCATCGCCGCCTGATTCAGAATTCCCACCAGTTCACGCGGGACATCATCTGTCTGTACCGGGACGGCGAAGGCGCCGACCGGATCTGTTTCAAGGAGAAGTCCGCGCGGGTAACCAAAATCACCGAACACCAGATCGTGGCCCAGGCCGACTCCATTATCGCGGGCATGCGCGCGGCCAGAGGCCAGGGGCGGCAGGTCATGTTCTACAGCGCCATCATCGGCAGCATTCCGGGGCAGACCAGGGTGGCCATCAAGATCGTGAATACTTTCGTGGGACATCTGCGGGCCAGGCATTCAAACCTGTTCATCATCAATCCGGCCGAGCATTTCGTGGAAGGCATGGACGGCGACGACCTCATGTTCATGTGGGAGCGGGTGCAGCGCAGCGGGCTGATCGACGTGTGGCGGTTTCAGTCCGTGCACGACATTGAGAAGAGCTTTGAACTCATGGGGGAAACTGTCCCAGCCGAATGGCACGGCAAGGACGCCACCTTTTCCACCGGCTGCACCAAGGAGATGCACATCGCTTTGGACATGCAGGCCGGCCATCCGGAAATGCAGATCATCGGGCCGGACCCGAAACGTTTTTTCCGGCGCATGGAATACGGCGTGGGCAAATATTTCGATGCCCGGATTTCCGGCAAGAGCAGGGGACTGTGA
- a CDS encoding NAD(+)/NADH kinase, with product MVFTTGNEAAGAFAGQAKDWLAGRGRRVRVVESPRDAAHDAGVWDGADMVLTLGGDGTLLAAARAVLDQGIPILGLNLGNVGFLTELSPEDWRESLGAVIDGGYEISSRLVIRFHVLREGREYYQGYAVNDLVIGCGSLAKLVRMDMWYGSDHLGMVRADGMIVATPTGSSGYSISAGGPLVYPELDVFALTPICPFLHAFRPMILPFEEDLRILLQGGAERVFLTQDGQTGVALMPGDEVVAFRAARRLQLVRPVGSHYAHKLKSKGFIRES from the coding sequence ATGGTTTTTACCACAGGCAACGAAGCGGCCGGAGCTTTTGCCGGACAGGCGAAGGACTGGCTGGCCGGGCGCGGACGGCGGGTCCGTGTTGTCGAATCCCCCAGGGATGCCGCCCATGACGCGGGTGTCTGGGACGGCGCGGACATGGTGCTGACCCTGGGCGGCGACGGCACCCTGCTGGCGGCGGCCAGAGCCGTGCTGGACCAGGGTATTCCCATTCTGGGCCTGAACCTGGGCAACGTGGGCTTTCTGACGGAGCTTTCCCCCGAGGACTGGCGCGAATCCCTGGGCGCTGTCATCGACGGCGGATACGAAATTTCCTCGCGGCTGGTCATCCGTTTTCATGTGCTGCGCGAGGGACGGGAGTACTACCAGGGCTATGCCGTGAACGATCTGGTCATCGGCTGCGGGAGCCTCGCCAAGCTGGTGCGGATGGACATGTGGTACGGCAGCGATCATCTGGGAATGGTCCGCGCCGACGGCATGATCGTGGCCACGCCCACTGGTTCCTCGGGCTATTCCATCTCGGCGGGAGGGCCGCTGGTCTACCCGGAGCTGGACGTCTTCGCCCTGACTCCTATCTGTCCGTTTCTGCACGCCTTCCGGCCCATGATTCTGCCCTTCGAGGAGGACCTGCGGATTCTGCTCCAGGGCGGAGCCGAACGGGTTTTCCTGACCCAGGACGGCCAGACCGGAGTGGCGCTGATGCCCGGGGATGAGGTTGTCGCCTTCAGGGCCGCGCGGCGGCTGCAACTCGTCCGGCCCGTGGGTTCCCACTACGCGCACAAACTCAAATCCAAGGGCTTCATCCGGGAAAGCTGA